Genomic segment of Synechococcales cyanobacterium T60_A2020_003:
AGAATGCCCTGGCATCGGTTCGCGATCCATCGTGCTTGCATGTGCTGCACGTGCTGCCACGGCTGAATCCGGGGGATCCGGGGATGACTTGGCACACCGTTGATGATCAAACGCGCACCGACCATGTGAAGCAGTATTTCCGTGAGCATTATGCTGATCCAGCCTATGAGCGTGTCCATCTCAGTGTAGTGATTGGTGATCCCGCGACGGAAATTACCCACTATGCCAAAGAGAATCAAATTAGCCTGATCGTGATTCCATCCCACGGTCGTGTGGGGGTATCCCGCTTTTTGATGGGATCGGTGGCGGAACGGGTGGTGCGGTT
This window contains:
- a CDS encoding universal stress protein, which translates into the protein MQTSSGLQLLSMDRVLVPTDFSDEASKAQENALASVRDPSCLHVLHVLPRLNPGDPGMTWHTVDDQTRTDHVKQYFREHYADPAYERVHLSVVIGDPATEITHYAKENQISLIVIPSHGRVGVSRFLMGSVAERVVRLAPCPVLVLRQ